In the genome of Gloeotrichia echinulata CP02, one region contains:
- a CDS encoding two-component regulator propeller domain-containing protein gives MVCFAKRRSLLMTSILVGLTVLPSVETIAIANPAIAQTKSSPAPPSKNPDKDPSELTPSYPAAPPPPGAAPLPDQRQLQEVTIPTDYRVNNLLGDFTGNLWVGSWRGLSHIDPNTGKILNRVSLPNTAIGALAQDKVGRLWVGSYEGLMRVDPKTSEITAQNLFLPSKRVLSLLLDKRGYLWTGTDNGLALISPDEGLIMTTLKNLPGVSANALTLDAEGHLWVGTLDGLIRINTANALIIKRIAELPGTTVQALAISPEGLIWAGMPNNLLVINPKTGAILRSVTRLRGRNVTAVRFAKDGSLWVGTNNGLLRLNPNTGAVLDQVAGLPSSRVLTLIPDIGNKLWIGTSEGLAWLMPKMGSAKPHLAFSRAVK, from the coding sequence ATGGTATGCTTTGCCAAGCGCAGAAGTTTATTAATGACTTCTATTCTGGTTGGGTTGACGGTTTTACCGAGTGTGGAAACTATCGCCATCGCAAATCCAGCGATCGCCCAAACTAAGAGTAGTCCGGCGCCACCATCAAAAAACCCTGACAAAGACCCATCTGAGTTAACCCCCTCCTATCCAGCCGCCCCACCGCCACCGGGAGCCGCTCCCTTACCCGATCAACGACAATTGCAAGAGGTGACAATACCAACTGATTATCGTGTCAACAACTTGCTGGGAGATTTTACTGGTAATCTTTGGGTCGGTTCTTGGCGGGGACTATCGCACATTGACCCTAACACTGGTAAAATTTTAAATCGCGTCAGTTTACCCAATACCGCCATTGGTGCTTTAGCCCAAGACAAAGTAGGACGCTTGTGGGTGGGAAGTTATGAAGGATTAATGCGAGTAGACCCCAAAACTAGCGAAATCACAGCCCAGAATTTATTTTTACCTTCCAAACGGGTATTGTCACTATTACTTGACAAAAGGGGTTATTTGTGGACGGGAACCGATAATGGTTTAGCCCTAATTAGTCCTGACGAGGGCTTAATTATGACCACATTAAAAAATCTTCCTGGAGTCAGCGCCAACGCCCTCACTTTAGATGCAGAAGGACATCTGTGGGTGGGCACTTTAGATGGTTTAATCAGAATTAATACCGCCAACGCCTTGATTATCAAGCGAATCGCCGAACTACCAGGAACGACAGTCCAAGCCCTAGCTATTAGCCCAGAAGGCTTAATTTGGGCAGGAATGCCGAATAATTTACTCGTCATTAACCCCAAAACCGGTGCAATCCTACGGTCTGTCACCCGTTTACGAGGACGTAATGTTACAGCAGTGCGCTTTGCTAAAGATGGTAGCCTTTGGGTAGGTACTAACAATGGTCTGTTACGATTAAATCCAAACACAGGAGCTGTATTAGACCAAGTTGCTGGACTTCCTTCTAGTCGCGTTCTCACCCTTATCCCGGACATCGGTAATAAATTATGGATTGGTACAAGTGAAGGTCTAGCTTGGTTAATGCCAAAAATGGGTAGCGCCAAACCCCATCTGGCTTTTAGTCGCGCT